A genome region from Acetonema longum DSM 6540 includes the following:
- a CDS encoding PocR ligand-binding domain-containing protein, which yields MHNLQGFALSDIVNMQVLQEIQDRFADATGLAAVIVDVNGSPVTTPSNFTRLCNYIRSYPEGLARCMDCDDRGGRKAAKQQRPYVYHCHSGALTDLAAPIIVQNEYVGAVLAGQVILPQEGYEPRAEMLRRLVPLGLEPAILSEYLDLAEVLPENRLKASADLIHLLANYVVEMGIANIRQQQLVTEIKAKADLENLLRAAELKALQSQVNPHFLFNTLNTIARLALLEEAPRTQEVVYALADMLRNNLRDMDQLRTVEEEVKSVRDYFTIQSVRFGDRIKTDIDITPSLMETLIPALTLQPLVENSILHGLEPKRDGGMVQITGRLDGDRVVLAVVDTGVGVPPERIYSIFRAEKRPVTKGQTTGLGIINVHKRIQHFFGSKYGLNMESKVGEGTRIYIQLPYPS from the coding sequence GTGCACAATCTCCAAGGATTTGCCTTGAGCGATATCGTCAACATGCAGGTGCTGCAGGAAATTCAAGATAGGTTTGCGGACGCCACAGGCCTGGCGGCAGTAATTGTGGATGTGAACGGGTCACCGGTAACCACGCCCAGTAATTTTACCAGGTTATGCAACTATATCCGGTCCTATCCCGAAGGATTGGCCCGCTGCATGGATTGCGACGACCGGGGCGGGCGGAAAGCAGCGAAACAGCAGCGTCCCTATGTCTATCATTGCCACAGCGGCGCCCTGACCGACCTGGCGGCGCCGATCATTGTTCAGAACGAATATGTGGGAGCCGTTCTCGCCGGCCAGGTGATCCTGCCCCAGGAGGGGTACGAGCCCAGGGCCGAAATGCTCCGGCGCCTGGTACCGCTGGGATTGGAACCGGCCATTTTGTCAGAATATTTGGATTTGGCTGAGGTTTTGCCGGAAAACCGGCTTAAAGCTTCAGCCGACCTGATTCACCTCCTGGCTAACTATGTGGTGGAAATGGGCATAGCCAATATCAGGCAGCAACAGTTAGTGACTGAAATCAAGGCTAAAGCCGACCTGGAGAATTTACTGCGGGCCGCGGAATTAAAAGCGTTGCAGTCCCAGGTGAACCCGCATTTTTTGTTTAACACTTTAAATACCATCGCCAGGCTGGCGCTGCTTGAAGAAGCGCCGCGGACCCAGGAAGTAGTTTACGCCCTGGCCGACATGCTGCGCAACAACCTGCGGGATATGGATCAATTGCGCACCGTGGAGGAAGAAGTGAAATCGGTGCGGGATTATTTCACCATTCAAAGCGTGCGGTTCGGCGACCGGATCAAAACCGATATTGATATTACCCCGTCTCTGATGGAAACGCTGATTCCGGCCCTGACGCTGCAGCCGTTGGTAGAAAATTCTATTTTGCACGGCCTGGAGCCTAAGCGGGATGGCGGCATGGTGCAAATTACCGGAAGGCTGGACGGAGACCGGGTGGTCCTGGCGGTAGTCGACACCGGCGTAGGTGTGCCGCCGGAACGCATCTATTCTATCTTCCGGGCCGAAAAACGGCCGGTTACCAAAGGACAGACCACCGGTCTGGGCATTATCAATGTCCATAAACGCATTCAGCACTTTTTTGGCAGCAAGTACGGCCTTAACATGGAAAGTAAAGTCGGTGAGGGGACACGAATCTATATTCAGCTTCCCTACCCTTCCTAA
- a CDS encoding guanylate kinase: protein MNKVYAIIGPPASGKTSLVKELSKQGVPVMVSHTTRPKKQHEVHGADYYFVSKEEFGQLQLIEKVTRDNNFYGLSKDEVLRKVNQHPVSIVDIDLVGLEQLKKLLGGRVESIFVLVDKNTVIQRLVTQNAKLEDIQRQVEQAAGKGEFDNWQTADYVVKNTGAMDASVRQMQAIMGLLWAEPASATETV from the coding sequence ATGAACAAGGTATACGCTATTATCGGGCCGCCTGCTTCCGGGAAAACCTCTCTGGTAAAGGAACTGTCAAAGCAGGGTGTTCCTGTCATGGTTAGTCATACCACCAGGCCTAAAAAACAACATGAAGTACATGGGGCTGATTACTATTTCGTCTCAAAAGAAGAGTTTGGACAGCTGCAGTTGATTGAAAAAGTGACCCGGGATAATAACTTTTATGGGTTGAGCAAGGATGAGGTATTACGAAAGGTAAACCAGCATCCGGTTTCGATTGTGGATATTGACTTAGTCGGCCTGGAACAGTTGAAGAAACTTTTGGGAGGACGGGTGGAATCTATTTTTGTTCTGGTTGACAAAAACACGGTGATTCAGCGCTTAGTGACGCAAAATGCGAAACTGGAGGATATTCAACGCCAGGTGGAGCAGGCTGCCGGCAAGGGTGAGTTTGACAACTGGCAAACCGCCGATTATGTGGTAAAGAACACCGGGGCCATGGATGCGTCGGTACGTCAGATGCAGGCTATTATGGGATTGCTGTGGGCTGAACCGGCAAGCGCCACGGAAACTGTTTAG
- a CDS encoding nicotinate-nucleotide--dimethylbenzimidazole phosphoribosyltransferase codes for MDYEQAVDQLINGAAKPPGSLGLLEKYLRKVLLAWGGLEREVRPHHLIFAADNGVVTEGVVNYPAEITYLQAQNMVDGRATISCFCSGSGIPYTVVDVGTKHQEAAGINRKVALGTKNFMQQEAMSPGEFRQAWETGREMVRSSVEQGYNLLSFGEMGIGNTTTSAAVLHALSGILPEFVVGYGASPGNEETLKRKRLVVAKGVERHRETMKTVEDILRCVGGFDIVAICAAMVECARVKTPFVIDGFITAVAYVCAARMQRETEKFAIPSHLSKEPGMAYALLLGNIRAEDVPIRADMALGEGTGAVLMVSILKNMVYAIFHTARLDDFELSAAVPPATAAV; via the coding sequence ATGGACTACGAACAAGCGGTTGACCAATTGATTAACGGTGCGGCCAAGCCGCCGGGCAGCCTGGGCCTGCTGGAGAAATACCTCCGAAAGGTACTGCTGGCATGGGGCGGTCTGGAGCGGGAAGTAAGACCCCATCATTTGATTTTTGCCGCCGACAATGGGGTGGTAACCGAGGGAGTGGTCAACTATCCGGCGGAAATTACCTATCTGCAGGCGCAAAATATGGTTGACGGAAGGGCCACTATCAGCTGTTTCTGCAGCGGCAGCGGCATTCCCTATACGGTGGTGGACGTCGGCACCAAGCATCAGGAGGCGGCCGGCATCAATCGCAAAGTGGCCTTAGGTACAAAGAATTTTATGCAACAGGAAGCGATGAGCCCGGGGGAATTCCGGCAAGCCTGGGAAACAGGCCGGGAAATGGTTCGCAGCTCGGTGGAGCAGGGCTATAACCTGCTGTCATTCGGGGAAATGGGCATCGGTAATACCACTACTTCCGCGGCGGTCCTTCATGCCTTAAGCGGTATCCTGCCTGAATTTGTCGTGGGTTATGGCGCAAGTCCGGGAAATGAAGAGACCCTGAAACGTAAACGCCTGGTCGTGGCCAAAGGGGTGGAGCGGCACCGGGAGACCATGAAAACAGTAGAAGATATTTTGCGTTGCGTCGGCGGCTTTGACATTGTCGCCATTTGCGCTGCCATGGTCGAATGCGCCCGGGTTAAAACCCCGTTTGTGATCGACGGCTTTATCACGGCCGTAGCCTATGTCTGCGCTGCCAGGATGCAGCGGGAAACAGAGAAATTCGCCATTCCTTCCCATTTGTCCAAAGAGCCGGGTATGGCCTATGCGCTGCTGTTGGGTAATATCCGGGCCGAGGACGTGCCAATTCGCGCCGATATGGCGCTGGGCGAAGGAACCGGCGCCGTCCTGATGGTGTCCATCCTGAAAAATATGGTCTATGCTATTTTCCATACCGCCCGGCTGGATGATTTTGAATTATCGGCTGCGGTCCCGCCAGCGACAGCAGCCGTTTAA